A window of Fervidobacterium sp. genomic DNA:
GGAAATAGAAGGTATACCCGGCAGTATTGTGATACCAGAATTTTACATATATGATCCATTCGAACGTATGAGATTTTACAGAAGAATTGCTTCAGCTTCAAACTTAGAAGAGATATTGGATATCCGTGATGAATTGGTGGATAGATTTGGAAAATTGCCTGATAGCGTTAGTAACTTGATTAAGTACAGTATCTTGCGTATTTTACTTTGGAAAGAACAGGTTAAAAAGGCTATCATAGGTGATTCCAATATTGTTGTACAATTCAAGGAAGGATTCTTTAAACCGCTTTCTCAAAGGTATATATACAATGAAAAGGAAAAAAGTTACATATTTTTCCTAGAAGTTGATGAGTTATTGGAATCAATTCATTTAACTGATGTTAAGAGATGATTGAATATGCGTGCTTACGGACTTGTATTAGAGTCTTATGGAAAGTATGTAAAGATTAAAACCAAGGATGGAGAGTACATTATAAAGAGTGATAAAAAAGTACCGAAAGAAGGAACCAAAATTGAGGTAAAAGATTTTGGTGCAGGTGATTATTTGGCTAAGGTAGTTGCGAAAAAACCGGGCGAGTTTGACCAGTTACCCAATGTTAAATTTGTTGTGTTCTCTGAAAAGTTGATTGAAAAAATGCAATATAAACATTCAAACTCAATCGTTGTTGCACTTGCGCTTTTCTTGGAAGAATTATCAAAAAGAATTGATATAAACAGCTACCTGCTGGCAAAACTAAAGAAAATTTTATCTAACGATAAAATTGATGATGAAGATAAAAAATTTCAAATTTACTTGAACGTGTTATCTGGTAGATACGGTCTAAAAAGAGAAGGAGAAAGTATAGTTTTTATGGATAGAAAACACAGTACTTTTCACGTATTTCTAAAAGATAATAAGATATTTGGTAAGATTGAGGAAGGTGTTACGAATTCTGCTATAATATATTTCGAAAAATTTCCGGAAAACGTTCAGCAGCTAGAAGAAAATCTTAGGAAAAGTTTTCAAATGGTTGCTATAAAACTTTTGAACTTTTCAGAAGGAGCTTATGTGTGAGATGGTGGAAAAGGACTGTACTGAAAGACTTGCCGTTGCCTTAAAATACGAAATAGGTAAAGACTTTGCGCCATTTGTAGTGGCTAAAGGTAAGTGTCACTTGGCAGATATGATTATTAAAAAGGCAGAGGAAAATAACGTGCCAATAGTAAAGTCACCAGAATTGGTTGAAGAATTATTCAAACTCGATGTTCTTGAAATGATTCCGTCAAAACTTTATTTGGCAGTAGCAGAAGTATTGGTGTTTGTAAGTAAAATAAAATAATGGCAGACAGTAAAGTTTTTTAAGAGGAGGTAAAAAGTATGAAAAGATTTATTGTATTCTTTTTAACGCTCTTTCTCACCATGGTCTACGCACAATTTTCGTTTCAGATAATTATTGGTTTTGGCAACATACCAACTTTCAGTTTAGATAACCTCCCAGATTATTCTGTGGTAATCTTTACAGCAGAGCCGTTTGCTGATGTATACATCGACAATACTTTTGCAGGTAAGACGGATGCTTATGGCAGACTGATCGTAAAGTTTTCATCAGAAGGTTATCATACTTTATGGGTTGTGAGCTCAAATCAGTATATTGTGTATGAAAAAACTATATTCAAGGTGGAAAAGAAACCTTCATCCGTTTACATTACACCTATAGGTTTGGGAAAAGTCACCATATTTTCAAATACCTACCCAGTTTACGTTTACTTGCCAAATGGTAAGGGTGCAGGTGTAATAGAAAAGTATGGAGACAGCGCTGTGCTTCCGGTTGGAACATATGAAATAACACTTGCTTCTCCGGGTTTTGAAAATATAAAAACTCAAGTAAACGTACTTTATGCTAAGGAAACACCACTTTGGTTAGAGTTTAAGCCGTTACAGTTTAACCTTGAGTTAATAGTTGCACCCGAGAAATTTTCGCCAAATGGTGATTGGACAGATGATGAATGCAAAATTAAAATATACTCATCAAGAAAGGCATCCGGAGTACTTCAAATTGTCGATTTTTCTGGTAAAATAGTTTATGAAAAAAAACTATCGATTATGCCCGGTACCACAGAAATTGTATGGAATGGTGATGGTAATAAAGACGGTACGTACACCGTCTATGTTTTGTTATCTGATGGAAATGTTGAAATGAAAAAAGAGGCAAAAGTTACTATTGATACAAGCGTCTACACTTATCGGAAAGAAATATCATTGGTGTTATTAACGTTGTTTTTAGCAGTTTTTGGATATCTGATTTTCACCAGCTTGAATAGATAGGAAAAAGTCTGAATTGCTTGAGTTAGTAAGTGAAAAGGAGAGGTGTAGGTTGTGATTGCATATGAACTAAAGCAACGAATCGACGAACTAAAAAGGAAGTACGATGATATACTTGAGGTTTTTCATCCAGAAGATAAGAGGGAAAAGCTCAAAGAACTCGAAGAGGAAAGTTTGAAACCCGATTTTTGGAGTGATCAAAAGCGAGCCCAGCAGGTTAACAAGGAAATCCAGAGAATTAGGAAGATAGTTGAAGATATGGAAAAGATTAAAAAATTGTTTGAGGACATAGAAGTTGGGATTGAGTTAGTGGAAGAAGATCCTTCCATGCAGGAACATTTAGAAGAAATTATTGAGGAAGTTGCAAAAAAAATAAGAGAATTTGAGTTGGAGTTGATTTTGAATGGAAAATTCGACAATGCAAATGCTTATCTCTCAATCCATCCAGGGGCTGGAGGCACAGAATCTCAAGATTGGGCATCAATGCTTTTAAGAATGTACCTACGTTGGGCTGAGCGGCATGGTTATTCGGTTGAGATTGTTGACTACCAAGATGGAGAAGAAGCTGGTATAAAAAGTGCAACAATTTACTTGAAGGGTGATTTCGCTTATGGATATCTAAAACACGAAAGAGGCGTGCACAGACTTGTGAGAATTTCTCCTTTCGATGCGAATAAAAGAAGACATACTTCGTTTGCATCTGTTAACGTATTACCGGAAATAGAAGATGATATAGATATCGAGATTAAGCCTGAAGATATAAGGATCGATACTTACCGAGCAAGCGGAGCTGGTGGGCAATATGTTAATAAAACCGAATCCGCTATAAGGATCACACACATACCTACAGGCATTGTTGTGACGTGTCAAACGGAACGTTCACAATTGCAAAATCGTGAAACTGCTATGAAAATGTTGAAGGCAAGGCTGTATCAACTTGAACTTGAAAAGAGGAGAAAACAGATAGAACAAATTCAAGGTGAGTTAAGGGACATAAGTTGGGGAAATCAAATCAGATCCTACGTGTTTCAACCATATACAATGGTAAAAGACCACAGAACTGATGTGGAAACTGGCAACATAGAAGCAGTTATGGACGGAGAAATAGATATATTCATCGAAGCAGAATTAGTCTATTACGCAAAACTCGGTTTGAACGAATAAATTGGTGTGTAGAAGGAGTGGGGATTTAATGATTGGGAAACCAAAAGTCTTTGTAGTTACTTCAGGAAAGGGCGGAGTTGGTAAGACGACTTTCACTTCTAATCTTGGTTGCACACTTGCCAAGATGGGGGAGAGAGTGTGTCTTATAGATGCTGATATAGGACTCAAAAATCTTGACGTTGTACTTGGACTTGAAAATAGGATTATTTACACCTCTTTCGACGTAGTAAACGGCACTGTTTCAGCTAAGGAAGCACTTGTGAAACACAAGCAGTTGAAGAATTTGTACCTTTTAGCTGCTTCTCAAGTAGCAACGAAAGAAATGATGTCGCCTGAAGATATGAAACGTATTGTACAGGAGCTCTATGATGACTTCGATTACATACTTATAGATTCGCCTGCAGGTATAGAAAGAGGTTTTAGAAACTCAGTTGCCCCTGCAGAGGCAGCTTTTATTGTAACAACTCCAGAATTACCTGCCATATCTGATGCCGATAGAGTCATAGGATTATTAGAAAATTATGGATTCACAGAAGACAAAATGTACATTGTGTTAAACAAATTCAAAGTACACATGGCAAAACGAGGGGATATGCTTGACAAAAGTGATGTTGAAAAAGCTCTCGCAATGAGATTAATCGGAGTTATTCCTGACTCAGAAGAAGTAATCGTTGCAACAAACAAAGGCATACCTGTTGTACTAGAAGATGGAGTGGTCATAGGGAAAAGCTTTGAGAACATCGTTAGGAGGGTCAAGGGGGAACAGATACCCATCGACGAGGATTTAAAGGGTGTTTCAAAAGGATTCATATCTTCATTACTTTCTATGTTTAAAAAGAGGTGATTGTGATGTGGATTATAGACATATTCAAGAAGAAAAAACAAAAAAACACAAAATCACCAAAAGAAGAAGCTGCTGAACGACTTGAAACCATGCTTACAAGAAGAAGAGAAATAGTAAAAATGATACCTGTTGAAGAATTTGAAGCAAATTCTGAGGAAATAAAATACGCAGTTATTGAAACAATTTCGAGAAAATTCAACATTCCACCTGAGAAAGTAAAAGTGGATTACCACGAACAAAATGGATATGTAGTCATAGTTACAAATGTCAATTTCAAATGATACAGCTAACCAAAGTTGCTCATAGTAAGGGGGATTAGTTTGAGAAATTTGAAGATATTTGTGTATTTTTTTATTCTACTTTTAGTGTTTGTATTAAGTGGTTGTGCACTGCTACTAAGTCAGATTTTAACAGGAACTAATCAAAAACAATACACAGCATATGTTTATTTTAACGGACTACCAAAAGAAATAGTAGATAAGACAGGTAAAATGTTGTTAAAAGATATCGTAATAACCGATATCTTGTCTTCTATTAATTTCTGGGTAGGCGATTCTTCGTTTAATCTGCAAGAAAATGATATTACTTATATTGTGAACGGTTTGAACAAGGGGTCACCGTTTACATTCGTTGCTTCAGAATCAAACAAAATAGATATTGAAGCTTCTATGAGTATAAGATATGCTACAGATACAACTTTTGTACCTTACGTAGCAAGTGTATCAATTGGAAAAAGAGAATATTCTATTCCGATCTCAAAATCTTTTTATGTATTGATTTATGCAACTGACAATGAAAATAAAAACATAAGCGTCCTTGATTATTCGAAAGCTTACAGATTCACAATCAAAACACAGGACGAAGAATTTGTCGAAATTCGCGATGTCGAAAAGACAGTTTACCTATTCACAAAAAAGACTTCCGAGGGAAATCAATGTGTTTTCATTGGTGAGCGAGGAAAGACTTATACATTTTACTCGCCTTCCAAAAATGCACTGGTAACCAGGACAGCACCTAACAATGACGC
This region includes:
- the minD gene encoding septum site-determining protein MinD — its product is MIGKPKVFVVTSGKGGVGKTTFTSNLGCTLAKMGERVCLIDADIGLKNLDVVLGLENRIIYTSFDVVNGTVSAKEALVKHKQLKNLYLLAASQVATKEMMSPEDMKRIVQELYDDFDYILIDSPAGIERGFRNSVAPAEAAFIVTTPELPAISDADRVIGLLENYGFTEDKMYIVLNKFKVHMAKRGDMLDKSDVEKALAMRLIGVIPDSEEVIVATNKGIPVVLEDGVVIGKSFENIVRRVKGEQIPIDEDLKGVSKGFISSLLSMFKKR
- the prfB gene encoding peptide chain release factor 2; amino-acid sequence: MIAYELKQRIDELKRKYDDILEVFHPEDKREKLKELEEESLKPDFWSDQKRAQQVNKEIQRIRKIVEDMEKIKKLFEDIEVGIELVEEDPSMQEHLEEIIEEVAKKIREFELELILNGKFDNANAYLSIHPGAGGTESQDWASMLLRMYLRWAERHGYSVEIVDYQDGEEAGIKSATIYLKGDFAYGYLKHERGVHRLVRISPFDANKRRHTSFASVNVLPEIEDDIDIEIKPEDIRIDTYRASGAGGQYVNKTESAIRITHIPTGIVVTCQTERSQLQNRETAMKMLKARLYQLELEKRRKQIEQIQGELRDISWGNQIRSYVFQPYTMVKDHRTDVETGNIEAVMDGEIDIFIEAELVYYAKLGLNE
- a CDS encoding EscU/YscU/HrcU family type III secretion system export apparatus switch protein; its protein translation is MCEMVEKDCTERLAVALKYEIGKDFAPFVVAKGKCHLADMIIKKAEENNVPIVKSPELVEELFKLDVLEMIPSKLYLAVAEVLVFVSKIK
- a CDS encoding trigger factor translates to MWIIDIFKKKKQKNTKSPKEEAAERLETMLTRRREIVKMIPVEEFEANSEEIKYAVIETISRKFNIPPEKVKVDYHEQNGYVVIVTNVNFK